In a genomic window of Gloeocapsopsis dulcis:
- the tnpA gene encoding IS200/IS605 family transposase, producing the protein MAKLSVKDLEYRRESNSVSLVNFHFVFVPKRRKPILVGQVAERLQEIIFELVVEHQWKLIALEVMPDHVHLLVNVKPTDSAAQVARWVKGRAAHHLRKKEFPHLLRLPSLWTSSYFISSVGNASTETVRRYIESQTGK; encoded by the coding sequence ATGGCTAAGTTATCGGTCAAAGATCTAGAGTATCGGCGAGAAAGCAATTCAGTCTCGCTGGTTAATTTTCATTTTGTGTTTGTTCCCAAAAGACGTAAACCTATACTAGTTGGACAAGTTGCAGAACGGTTGCAAGAAATTATTTTCGAGTTGGTGGTCGAACACCAGTGGAAGTTAATTGCACTAGAAGTTATGCCTGACCACGTACACTTGCTGGTTAATGTTAAACCCACTGACTCGGCAGCACAAGTGGCTCGTTGGGTGAAGGGTAGAGCTGCTCATCACTTGAGAAAAAAAGAATTTCCACACTTGCTAAGGTTGCCTAGCTTGTGGACTTCCAGTTACTTTATTAGTTCTGTTGGCAATGCCTCAACTGAAACAGTAAGACGTTATATTGAGAGTCAAACGGGTAAATGA